AATAAAAAAGTTCTTTTTATATTTAAAGCTTCTAGCGTAATACTTGGAAAAGTATCTAATGAAAAAGATCTACTTATATCTGCAGCTAACAAAATAAAAGGCAAGGTTTGCGACATCAAACTTGGTGCTGTTAATGCAGAAGTCATTATCCAAACAAGATCAAACCACAAGATATCAAGTATCATCACAAATGAATCAGTCAAGAATTTAGATATAAAAATAGGAGATGAGGTTTTGGCTCTAATAAAAGCTAGTAACATCATTATCGGCGTTAATAAATAGGCGTTGTGAGTAAGTAAGCTTTTTGCTTATTTGCCACCTACTTTGATGGCTTATATAAAATATAAATATATAATTTATATATAAAAAACATCACTATATTTAAATTTATAAATATAAAATTCAAATATCATACTTAAAGGAAAATTTATGAAAAAATTGTTACTTCTCATCTCGTTTGTACTAGTTTCTTATGCTAGCGAACTAAACATTGCCGCTGCGGCAAATACGACTTATGCGTTTGATGATATCAAAAGCGAATTTAAAAAGCTTTACCCAGATGCAAATTTAAACGTAAGCTTAGGATCTAGCGGAAAACTAGTAGCTCAAGTCAAAAATGGTGCTCCTTTTGAGGTGTTTATGGCTGCAAATATGGATTTTGCAAACGGCTTGTACAAAGATGGTTTTGCCGCGCAAGAAGCCGTAGTTTATGCAAAAGGTAAAGTCGCTATGCTAAGCGTAAGGGGATTTGATCTAAGCAAAGGTTTAGAAGTCTTAAAAGATCCAAAAGTCAAAACTATCATAATAGCAAATCCAAAAACCGCACCTTATGGAACTGCTAGCATTGAAGCTTTTAAAAATGCAGGAATTTATGATGCTATAAAAGATAAGATCATCGAAGCAGGAAGTATCGGCGAAGCTCTTAGTCAAACTCTAAAAGCTGGCGATGTCGGTTTTGTAGCTGCTAGCTCTATGTATAGCCCAAAGATGAAAGAGTATAAAGAAGGTCAAAACTTTGTTCTAGTAGATAGCAAACTTTATACAACTATCGATCAAGGCATAGTAGTACTAAAAAATGGTGATAAAAATCCACTTGCCAAAGAATTTTATGACTTTATTTTAGGTAGTAAAGGTAAAGAGATATTTAAAAAATACGGATATGATTTTTAATGTTTAAAGCAACTATTTTAAATATAAAAACACATCAAAATTTATTCGAGATACAACTCAGCTCAGAGCTTGGCGAACTTTATATGCTAAGCCTTGAGCTAGATAAACATATACAAAATGGCAAAGAAGTTATGCTAGGATTTAAGAGTAGCGATCTGATATTATCTGCTAGGCGTCCTGATATAAGTAGTAGAAACTGCTTTTTGGCTAAAGTCCAAAGCGTAGAAAAAGGAGAGTTGATATCTGTCATAAATTTAAAAGCAAATGATTTTAAATTTGATACCATGATCAGCTCAAATTTGATACATAAAATCAAAGATGAACTCTACGTAATACTAAGCGAAACATCTCTTTATATAAGTGAAATTCTATGATAAAAATATCGTGCAAAAAGAAACTAAACGATCTATTTACCCTAGATGCGGATCTTGAGATTAAAAGTGGCGATTTCGTCGCACTTCATGGAAAAAGTGGTAGCGGTAAAACCACGCTTCTTAGGCTATTAGCCGGGTTTTTAAAACCAGATAGCGGAGAGATAAAAAAAGATTCTATATATTACGCTAGTAAAACAGTGTTTATGCCTCCACAAAAAAGAAATATCGGCTATTTGTTTCAAGATTATGCGTTATTTCCAAATATGAACGTCTTAAAAAACCTCCTATTTGCAAACAACGATAAAGATCTAGCAAACGAACTCTTAGAACTTGTTGGGTTACAAGCTCACAAAAATGACCATGTAAATAGCCTATCTGGCGGGCAAAAACAACGTGTTGCACTAGCAAGAGCACTGATGCGAAAACCAGATATTTTGCTACTTGATGAACCACTTTCTGCATTAGATAACGCGATAAGACAAAAATTGCAAGATTATCTGCTTGTTATCCATAATAAATTTAAAATGACTACTATCTTAGTAAGTCACGACGTAAGCGAAATTTATAAACTAGCAAACATAGTTTATGAACTAGAAGATGGCAAGATAGCTAGATATGGAACTCCAGCAGAGATCTTTTTAAAATCATCAGGCTCACAAAAATTTAGCTTTCATGCCAAAATATTAGATATCCAAAAAAGAGACACGCTATATGTAGCCATAGTCGAGATCGCAGGACAGATAAGTGAGATAGTTTTTACAAAAAACGAACTAGAAGGTCTAAACATAGGCGATTACGCACTAGCAAGCGCAAAAGCTTTTAAAATATCACTGAAGGCTATAAAATGATAGACTGGATACCATTTTTACTATCTTTTAAACTTGCAGCCATTTCGACTACTATACTATTTTGCTTGGTTACTCCGCTTGCGTATTTTATGGCTAGAGTAAATTTCCGCTTTAAATCAGTGATAGAAGCGATATTTTCCTTGCCTCTTGTTTTACCGCCTACGGTGCTTGGATTTTATATGCTGATATTTTTCTCTCCATACTCTTTTTTAGGAGAATTTTTTGAAAAAAATTTTGATATAAGACTAGTATTTAATTTTACTGGTCTAGTAATCGCTAGTTGTATATATTCGCTTCCATTTGTATTTCAACCTATGTTGGCAGGATTTAAATCTATGCCAAACTCGCTCATAGAAGCTAGTTATTCTTTAGGAAAAGGACGCGCTAAAACTCTATTTTTTGTAGTTTTGCCCCATATAAAGGCTTCTGTTTTAAGTGCCATTATCATTAGTTTTGCTCATACGCTCGGTGAATTTGGCGTTGTTTTGATGATAGGCGGAAGTGTAGATGGAGATACAAAAGTAGCAAGTATCGCTATATATGAAGCAGTGGAACTTTTAGATTATGATCTAGCGCATATCTATTCAAGTATAATGCTTGCGATCAGCTTTTCTGTCTTATTAATAGTCTTTGTAACTAACCAAAAAATAGCAAAACTGTAATTGCCATAAAAAAAGGCAAAAAATGAAAAAAATACTATGTTGCATTTTGATATTTTTTGGACTTATAGGCTGTGCAAATCAAGAAATTTATATGCAGGCAACCTCAGCTATCTATATAGACGAAAATCTAGTGGGCAAAAAAGTATATGTAAATTTCAACGAAAATGAAGGCAACCTAACAGAAGTAGTCAAATTTGAATTGATAAAAAACGGATATATCATAACAAAAGAAGAATTATCCGATATAAATATCAAAGGTCGTATTAATTTTTTTAGAAAGAATTCGTTTTCAAGACCTACTATGCTTATGAATATGGGATTTGGTTTTGGCAGACATTATAGAAACAGAAACTTTTTATACTACACTGATCCTTTTAATGACGATTTTTACAATAAAGAGTATTATTATGATGCCCAAATTTCACTATTTATAACCATAAAAAACAAAAATACATACTCTACAAATTTAAATTTAGAAAGCGAAAAATCGACTTTTCAAAAGAACGCACTATGTCTAATTTTAACGATAAGATAGCTAAAAAAGTAGTAGAAATCTTAAACGGATACTAAGCAGAAGTTTTATCAGTCCTTGCTCATCATATCTTTATAACTATTTAGTGAGTTTCTTCTATCTTCTAAATATTTACCTAATTTTTGTCTATTTTCTTCAAAAAAGACTTCAAAATCCTCTTCATCTTTGATTTTGTCTTCTCCAAATTTATCCAACAAAACGTTTGAACTACCAAATAAAACTAGATATCTTTTGCCATCAAAGCTTAAAAGTGCAACTTTGTTTGTCTCATCTAAATTCTTTTCGTATAAAACTTCAACTCCATCACCAACTGGAACAACGCTATTTTTCATAGGTTGTTGTTTTTTTGTAGGAGTTCCTTTGCTAACTGTAAATGGAGAATTTGCTGCATTTTTTTGTTTTATAATCATTTTTTTAACAAAAAATAGCACTATGAGTAGCACAAATAAAATAATAATTACGGTTATATATTTTGAGTCTATATCATAGCTCGCGTTAGTACTATCTTTGGTTTTTATATTTGGCGGTATAACAGTTTTGATAGCTTGATTTAGTTTTGCTACTCTGATTCTAAGTCCAAATTTATCCGCTGTTTTTGAAGCGGTTATGCTTATTGGCTCATTCCATTTTAACTCTACTTTAGTGGCTGTTTTATCAGCAGTCGTAGTTATAAAAAGATTTTGGATAATATCTGAGTTTATAC
The sequence above is a segment of the Campylobacter hyointestinalis subsp. lawsonii genome. Coding sequences within it:
- a CDS encoding TOBE domain-containing protein — its product is MQLSARNQLLVEISEVKRGAVNSEIIAKLDEGEKLRAIITEQSEEALGLTVNKKVLFIFKASSVILGKVSNEKDLLISAANKIKGKVCDIKLGAVNAEVIIQTRSNHKISSIITNESVKNLDIKIGDEVLALIKASNIIIGVNK
- a CDS encoding ABC transporter ATP-binding protein, which codes for MIKISCKKKLNDLFTLDADLEIKSGDFVALHGKSGSGKTTLLRLLAGFLKPDSGEIKKDSIYYASKTVFMPPQKRNIGYLFQDYALFPNMNVLKNLLFANNDKDLANELLELVGLQAHKNDHVNSLSGGQKQRVALARALMRKPDILLLDEPLSALDNAIRQKLQDYLLVIHNKFKMTTILVSHDVSEIYKLANIVYELEDGKIARYGTPAEIFLKSSGSQKFSFHAKILDIQKRDTLYVAIVEIAGQISEIVFTKNELEGLNIGDYALASAKAFKISLKAIK
- the modB gene encoding molybdate ABC transporter permease subunit; the encoded protein is MIDWIPFLLSFKLAAISTTILFCLVTPLAYFMARVNFRFKSVIEAIFSLPLVLPPTVLGFYMLIFFSPYSFLGEFFEKNFDIRLVFNFTGLVIASCIYSLPFVFQPMLAGFKSMPNSLIEASYSLGKGRAKTLFFVVLPHIKASVLSAIIISFAHTLGEFGVVLMIGGSVDGDTKVASIAIYEAVELLDYDLAHIYSSIMLAISFSVLLIVFVTNQKIAKL
- the modA gene encoding molybdate ABC transporter substrate-binding protein, which codes for MKKLLLLISFVLVSYASELNIAAAANTTYAFDDIKSEFKKLYPDANLNVSLGSSGKLVAQVKNGAPFEVFMAANMDFANGLYKDGFAAQEAVVYAKGKVAMLSVRGFDLSKGLEVLKDPKVKTIIIANPKTAPYGTASIEAFKNAGIYDAIKDKIIEAGSIGEALSQTLKAGDVGFVAASSMYSPKMKEYKEGQNFVLVDSKLYTTIDQGIVVLKNGDKNPLAKEFYDFILGSKGKEIFKKYGYDF